In one window of Nicotiana tabacum cultivar K326 chromosome 12, ASM71507v2, whole genome shotgun sequence DNA:
- the LOC107802014 gene encoding putative late blight resistance protein homolog R1A-3 has protein sequence MAATVVSSLVEKLQLLINEEVKLIAGAVKEEFQRLLEQVERLQESLGGIISKKEGESKRLKNLEKVIRSIVYETEDEIDEFLVQAKLQQEKNLFGIKCLDFDRGDRVQDLSSKIDSILDRINRSIHSKNHPDAKRVLIEDMRREARDVLPRKDGASVEPQDVWLENNEVVRNNEVVGLDEEANKVIKRLVEGTNELDVIPIVGMFGLGKTTLASKVYNDSRISYEFFSVIWIYVGQSYNMKDIFLILLRYFTKRIREYQDEDVNGLAQIIHDFLAKGGKCLIVLDDVWDSQVVNSLVKVFPKNNKGHRIMMTTRDTSVANYGNENPHNMKFLTVAESLELLNGIIFGNERCPVELVGFVESIAQKCSGVPLAIVTIAGTLLRCTKVSDWQRVEKKVEQHLMDRGDPSSCLKFVNTSYTLLSEEMQACFLYFGVFPQAFNVPAWKLIRLWLAEGLIKPNGSQALEETAKNYLNNLVNRNLVTVLQKSCDGNVKTCCVQGMLHQFCKEEASSKWLFQEVRPTPDQAILTIQDPVASRRLCIQSSALNDFLFAEPLAEHVRSFYCFSSEKRQIELSGNDIQLIPKAFPLIRVLDIQSFNFVFSKDDFNRLFHLRYIAISADFKSLPKSFGKFWNLQTLILNTSTSKSTLDIKANIWNMLRLRHLHTNIPAKLPPPPHSPKGKASCLQTLSVVSPESCTKDILAKACNLKKLSIQGRMIDFLGTSKGGWCNLEELKCLEHLKMLNDIHSWGKTLHIPPLFFKFLRTLKKLTLLNTWFDWSEAERLGQLECLEVLKLKENAFAGESWRPERGGFSQLQILWIERADLKIWEASELHFPRLRHLVLISCDRLQAVPCELAGVPSLQEMSLENTYRAVKSAREIERKKMDSTKFKLTIFPPEVEYYEPTN, from the exons ATGGCAGCTACAGTGGTAAGTTCTCTGGTGGAGAAATTGCAGCTATTAATTAATGAAGAGGTAAAGCTAATAGCAGGTGCAGTAAAGGAAGAATTTCAACGTTTGCttgaacaagttgaaaggctaCAAGAGTCCCTCGGCGGTATAATTTCTAAAAAAGAAGGCGAAAGCAAGCGGCTGAAAAACTTGGAGAAGGTCATTCGAAGTATAGTATACGAAACTGAGGATGAGATTGATGAATTCCTGGTTCAGGCGAAGCTGCAGCAAGAGAAAAATCTGTTCGGAATAAAATGCTTGGATTTTGACCGCGGCGATAGAGTCCAGGATCTTTCAAGCAAGATCGACAGCATCCTTGACAGGATTAATCGATCTATTCATAGCAAAAATCATCCCGACGCTAAGCGAGTCCTGATTGAAGATATGCGCCGTGAGGCGCGTGACGTTCTGCCTAGAAAAGACGGTGCCTCCGTCGAACCGCAG GATGTTTGGCTAGAAAATAACGAAGTGGTAAGAAATAACGAAGTGGTCGGCTTGGATGAGGAAGCAAACAAAGTGATCAAGCGACTAGTTGAAGGAACAAATGAGCTAGATGTTATCCCAATTGTGGGTATGTTTGGGCTCGGCAAAACCACACTGGCAAGCAAAGTCTATAATGATTCCcgaatttcatatgaatttttcAGTGTCATTTGGATTTATGTTGGCCAATCATACAACATGAAGGATATCTTTCTGATACTTCTCCGTTACTTCACGAAACGCATCAGAGAATATCAAGACGAGGATGTGAATGGATTAGCTCAGATAATACATGATTTTTTGGCAAAAGGAGGTAAATGTCTTATTGTCTTGGACGACGTATGGGACTCACAAGTTGTGAACTCTCTTGTAAAAGTTTTTCCGAAAAACAATAAAGGCCACCGTATCATGATGACCACTCGCGATACATCAGTGGCCAATTATGGCAATGAAAATCCTCATAATATGAAATTTCTGACGGTTGCCGAAAGTCTTGAGTTGTTGAATGGAATAATTTTTGGCAACGAAAGGTGTCCTGTTGAGTTGGTAGGATTTGTAGAAAGCATTGCTCAAAAGTGTAGCGGAGTACCACTTGCAATTGTGACAATTGCTGGAACATTATTGCGTTGCACAAAAGTAAGTGACTGGCAAAGAGTTGAGAAAAAAGTGGAGCAGCATCTTATGGATAGAGGAGATCCTTCAAGTTGCTTGAAATTTGTAAACACGAGTTACACTCTATTGTCCGAAGAAATGCAAGCTTGCTTCTTGTATTTTGGTGTCTTTCCTCAAGCCTTTAATGTCCCTGCTTGGAAATTGATTCGGCTATGGCTTGCTGAAGGTTTAATCAAGCCCAATGGTTCACAAGCCCTTGAGGAGACAGCAAAGAATTATTTGAACAACCTTGTCAATAGAAATTTAGTGACAGTGTTACAGAAGAGTTGTGATGGTAATGTAAAAACATGTTGTGTTCAGGGCATGTTGCATCAGTTCTGCAAAGAGGAAGCTAGTAGCAAATGGCTTTTTCAAGAAGTACGTCCAACACCAGATCAGGCTATTCTTACTATACAAGACCCAGTTGCTTCTCGTCGATTGTGTATTCAATCCTCTGCTCTGAATGATTTTCTCTTCGCAGAACCACTCGCAGAGCATGTTAGATctttttactgtttttcctcagAAAAAAGACAAATCGAGTTGTCTGGTAACGACATCCAACTCATCCCCAAAGCTTTTCCATTGATCAGGGTCTTGGACATTCAATCCTTCAACTTTGTTTTTTCCAAAGATGATTTTAATCGGTTATTTCATTTGAGGTATATTGCTATCTCAGCTGACTTTAAGTCTCTTCCCAAATCCTTTGGTAAATTTTGGAATTTACAAACTCTTATACTTAATACAAGTACGTCGAAGTCCACCCTTGACATAAAAGCAAACATATGGAATATGTTACGGCTAAGGCATCTGCACACCAACATTCCTGCCAAATTGCCACCACCTCCTCATAGCCCAAAGGGTAAAGCTTCTTGCCTACAAACACTTTCTGTGGTTTCACCGGAAAGTTGCACGAAAGATATACTTGCAAAAGCTTGTAATCTCAAAAAACTGAGTATCCAAGGGCGAATGATTGATTTTCTTGGAACTAGTAAGGGTGGATGGTGCAATCTTGAAGAGTTGAAGTGCCTGGAACATTTGAAAATGTTGAATGATATTCATTCCTGGGGTAAAACACTTCACATTCCTCCATTGTTCTTCAAATTTTTACGTACACTGAAGAAGTTAACTTTGTTAAACACATGGTTTGATTGGAGTGAGGCGGAAAGATTGGGGCAGTTGGAATGCCTTGAGGTccttaagttgaaagaaaatGCATTCGCAGGAGAGTCCTGGAGGCCGGAGAGAGGTGGTTTTAGTCAACTCCAGATCTTGTGGATTGAAAGGGCAGACTTGAAAATTTGGGAGGCTTCAGAACTTCATTTCCCAAGACTTAGGCACCTTGTTCTTATATCTTGTGATAGGCTTCAGGCTGTGCCATGTGAGCTGGCTGGCGTACCTAGCCTTCAAGAGATGAGTCTGGAGAACACATATAGAGCAGTCAAATCAGCTAGAGAAATAGAGCGGAAGAAAATGGATAGCACCAAATTCAAGCTCACCATATTCCCTCCTGAAGTTGAGTATTACGAGCCCACAAACTGA
- the LOC107763418 gene encoding UPF0481 protein At3g47200-like, with translation MMAQHIEISPLLDQTPPNEATKDESPARPRLLKPSPTAAASFFAFAVASHQVIQEGGKADYIIEIRTADQTNESANQVFDEGSSTIFKVNVGLSESNPDAYTPKLISIGPYHNQNPRLRSMEKYKLRYRQRFLQRKAWRDVEYYFSEMEKLKDEALKCYDDIRDLDSNIVSKFLDLLLLDGCFVVEYIREFYEGVPEGEDKIINAAWMESLVDRDLLLLENQLPFFILAKLHEMTKDPTDAPFIQMVKYNFGSSLPKVTPKFINATDDDAEEIKHLLQVVHMCCCPSEMNTGLTRNSRKKKGSSKKSCNWNPLRIGKSKKKFKTKDGDLWHDRMRSATELDEAGIRFSNVGKIYRKLNKNNKEDAISLFDIKFNKGLLEIPCFEVINSTETILRNLIAYEQHSSDVHPKYFTDYIIFMDHLINSGKDVNLLRLNGIIRNRIGDDEEVAIMFNKLGEGVIPSTDFFYKVECRKVIEHCEKPWNENMASLRHNYLNSPWAKISTAAAIILLLLTVAQTVLAFISTLK, from the exons ATGATGGCACAGCATATTGAGATTAGCCCACTGCTTGATCAAACTCCTCCGAATGAAGCTACGAAAGATGAG TCGCCAGCTCGCCCGCGGTTGCTAAAGCCTTCACCCACTGCCGCTGCTTCCTTCTTCGCCTTTGCCGTCGCCAGTCATCAAGTG ATACAAGAAGGCGGGAAAGCAGATTATATAATCGAGATAAGGACAGCAGATCAAACAAATGAATCAGCAAATCAAGTCTTTGATGAAGGATCATCTACCATATTTAAAGTAAATGTGGGGCTATCTGAATCAAATCCAGATGCTTATACCCCAAAATTGATCTCCATTGGTCCTTACCATAACCAAAATCCGAGACTTCGCTCGATGGAAAAATATAAACTGCGTTACCGACAACGGTTTCTGCAGAGGAAAGCGTGGAGAGATGTGGAGTATTACTTTAGTGAAATGGAGAAACTAAAGGATGAAGCACTAAAGTGTTACGATGATATAAGGGACCTTGACAGTAATATTGTTAGCAAATTTTTAGATTTGCTGTTACTTGATGGCTGCTTCGTGGTTGAGTATATACGAGAGTTTTACGAAGGGGTGCCAGAAGGAGAAGACAAGATTATCAACGCGGCTTGGATGGAATCTCTGGTAGATCGTGACTTGTTGTTACTAGAAAACCAACTTCCTTTCTTTATCCTCGCCAAACTTCATGAGATGACTAAGGATCCTACAGACGCCCCATTCATACAGATGGTGAAATACAACTTTGGTAGTAGTTTACCAAAAGTGACTCCTAAATTCATAAATGCTACTGATGATGATGCCGAAGAAATCAAACATTTACTTCAAGTAGTACACATGTGTTGTTGCCCTTCAGAGATGAATACTGGCCTAACTAGGAATAgcagaaagaaaaaaggaagtaGCAAGAAAAGTTGTAACTGGAATCCTTTGCGAATAGGAAAGTCCAAAAAGAAGTTTAAAACTAAGGATGGTGACTTATGGCACGATCGCATGCGAAGTGCAACAGAACTTGATGAAGCTGGAATTCGCTTCTCTAATGTTGGGAAAATTTATAGAAAGTTGAATAAAAACAACAAGGAGGATGCTATAAGTTTATTTGATATCAAATTCAATAAGGGATTGCTTGAAATCCCTTGTTTTGAAGTCATTAATAGTACGGAGACTATCCTGAGAAATCTCATTGCCTACGAACAACACTCCTCTGATGTGCATCCAAAATATTTCACGGATTATATAATTTTTATGGACCATCTTATTAACTCAGGCAAAGATGTGAATTTGCTTCGGTTGAACGGAATTATCAGAAATAGGATAGGAGATGACGAAGAAGTGGCTATTATGTTCAACAAACTAGGAGAAGGTGTCATCCCTTCAACTGATTTCTTTTACAAAGTGGAATGCAGAAAAGTGATTGAGCATTGTGAAAAACCATGGAATGAAAACATGGCAAGTTTGAGGCACAATTATCTTAATAGCCCTTGGGCGAAAATTTCAACTGCGGCAGCCATCATTCTCCTTCTGCTCACAGTTGCACAAACAGTTCTAGCTTTCATCAGTACTTTAAAGTAG